Proteins from one Chitinivorax sp. B genomic window:
- a CDS encoding dipeptidase, with the protein MKPCRLFASSLLLSIVLCHTATAATLKKPELDALISAQQAQPDTNLMAMLTEAAKADPALAASVKGYRAKAALAGDDLINIGRLLGVYNRVVNQELVIRTIDKMVALRTVRSDKIPPHEDPAIIEFGKLVETMAKDFGLSFRNADNRVFEVRLPGKGKEEFGILTHADVVPVVADEWVLEDGTRLDPFKMTRIGDKLYGRGTIDDKGSVAAVLYAMKVVKESGLPLERTIRLMIDTTEETGGDAIKYYRERNALPEYNIVLDSKYPAVVAEKGAGNLKVYFPIEATTGQETAVIAMTAAASANTVPETATALLQGGDLSAIASKLAAARDPFIARYTPQGGAFRIDFKPVGDSLEVKMTGVSAHGSRPEEGVNPVPRLAMFLLSSGIKLEPNHYSKAIQYIHDLYGLGYRGEKMGVAYSDDFMGPLTMSPNQLREQDGKLEVTTNVRMPRGQTPVALSKAVSARVNRWAESYRVNLDINHSQGNWMARDPNGPWLATLLNIFGDTTGLEAKPVSTAGSTTAKQMPNAINFGPAMPGKKYTAHNAREYKEISDLGTDLQMFTEMLVRIGNLQKMQ; encoded by the coding sequence ATGAAGCCTTGCCGGTTGTTCGCCTCGTCACTGCTGCTGTCAATTGTTCTATGCCACACCGCCACGGCGGCTACGCTGAAAAAACCTGAGTTGGATGCGCTGATCAGTGCACAGCAAGCCCAACCCGATACCAATCTAATGGCTATGCTGACCGAAGCGGCCAAGGCAGACCCGGCGCTGGCGGCCAGCGTCAAAGGGTATCGAGCCAAAGCGGCATTGGCTGGCGATGATCTGATCAATATCGGCCGCCTGTTGGGGGTGTATAACCGGGTGGTGAATCAAGAGCTGGTCATTCGCACCATCGACAAGATGGTGGCCTTGCGTACGGTACGCAGCGACAAAATTCCACCGCATGAAGATCCCGCGATCATCGAGTTTGGCAAGTTGGTCGAGACGATGGCCAAGGATTTCGGACTATCCTTTCGTAATGCCGATAACCGGGTGTTCGAAGTGAGACTGCCAGGCAAAGGTAAGGAAGAATTCGGTATCCTGACCCATGCCGACGTGGTGCCGGTGGTGGCGGATGAATGGGTGCTGGAAGATGGCACCAGGCTGGACCCGTTCAAGATGACCCGTATCGGTGACAAGTTGTATGGCCGAGGTACGATTGATGACAAAGGCTCGGTGGCGGCCGTGCTGTATGCGATGAAAGTGGTGAAGGAAAGCGGCCTGCCGCTGGAACGCACCATTCGGCTGATGATTGATACCACCGAAGAAACCGGTGGTGATGCGATCAAGTATTATCGTGAGCGAAACGCGTTGCCGGAATACAACATTGTGCTGGACAGCAAATACCCAGCAGTCGTCGCCGAAAAAGGTGCTGGCAATCTGAAGGTCTATTTCCCCATCGAAGCGACCACCGGCCAAGAGACGGCGGTGATTGCCATGACTGCCGCTGCGTCGGCTAACACGGTGCCGGAAACGGCTACTGCACTGTTGCAAGGTGGTGATTTGTCTGCCATCGCCAGCAAACTGGCGGCGGCACGCGACCCATTCATTGCTCGTTACACGCCGCAGGGTGGGGCTTTCCGAATTGATTTCAAACCGGTGGGCGACAGCCTGGAAGTGAAAATGACCGGTGTTTCTGCTCATGGCTCGCGCCCGGAAGAGGGGGTAAATCCTGTCCCCCGGTTGGCCATGTTCCTGCTGTCGTCTGGTATCAAGCTGGAGCCCAACCATTACAGCAAGGCGATTCAGTATATTCACGATCTATATGGCCTGGGTTATCGCGGCGAGAAAATGGGCGTGGCGTATTCGGACGATTTCATGGGGCCGTTGACCATGTCGCCAAACCAGTTACGTGAGCAGGATGGCAAGTTGGAAGTCACCACCAATGTCCGCATGCCGCGTGGCCAGACGCCGGTGGCACTGAGTAAGGCGGTATCGGCAAGGGTGAATCGTTGGGCTGAATCCTACCGGGTCAATCTCGACATCAACCATTCCCAGGGCAACTGGATGGCACGTGATCCGAACGGACCCTGGCTGGCGACATTGCTTAACATCTTTGGCGATACCACCGGGCTGGAAGCCAAACCTGTCTCCACGGCAGGGAGCACCACGGCCAAGCAGATGCCCAACGCAATCAACTTTGGCCCGGCCATGCCCGGCAAGAAGTACACCGCTCATAATGCCAGGGAGTACAAGGAAATCAGCGATCTCGGTACAGATCTGCAAATGTTCACTGAAATGCTGGTGCGGATCGGTAATCTGCAGAAAATGCAATGA
- a CDS encoding methyl-accepting chemotaxis protein, translating into MLDNMSVKSRLAVLVALLSVVMILVGVIGLRGMMQTRDRLQTVYADRAVPLVQLASILDNLHLARGRVLMSTLAEDPGKAAQEMGGVPAFVAGIDKEWSTYMATYLTEEEKRLAANFAENYKNFRGALDATIPAANAGDRAATLQSMVQSKFREHFDATRDSLSKLIELQATVAKAEYEAATEDYAWARNLSSGSIVLGLLTGLGLAWWIIRSITTPLGLAVGIAQRIAAGELTNTIPKGALSEPGQLLTALNHMQDELKQVAGQIKHSADDLAVASGELATSSVEISKSATVQSEASSSIAAAVEQMTVSISHIHNTADDTRRVTVEAGELSAQGANVTDQAAGRMRLIADTVNRSSGQLEELSRLIDQVSGIVTVIKSVADQTNLLALNAAIEAARAGEHGRGFAVVADEVRSLAERTAGATKEIGGMIRQILDSVAVVVASMQESVELVDHGVALSAEAGQVIADILNSTRQVVSAVNDISAALSEQSVASQDIARQIERIAQSTEENNAAIGQMASSSKHLNQLGASLLQSASRFKFN; encoded by the coding sequence ATGCTGGATAACATGTCGGTAAAAAGCCGTTTGGCGGTATTGGTCGCGTTGTTGTCTGTTGTGATGATACTGGTGGGTGTGATTGGTCTCAGGGGCATGATGCAGACTCGTGATCGTCTGCAGACGGTCTATGCCGATCGGGCGGTACCTTTGGTTCAGCTGGCCTCCATTCTTGATAACCTGCACCTGGCCCGTGGCCGGGTGTTGATGTCAACGTTGGCCGAGGACCCAGGCAAGGCAGCGCAGGAGATGGGCGGCGTGCCAGCATTTGTGGCCGGTATCGACAAGGAATGGTCGACTTATATGGCTACCTATCTAACAGAAGAAGAAAAACGATTGGCAGCCAATTTTGCCGAGAATTACAAAAACTTTCGGGGGGCGCTGGATGCAACGATTCCCGCTGCCAACGCAGGTGACCGGGCTGCCACCTTACAGTCGATGGTACAAAGCAAATTTCGTGAACACTTTGATGCCACACGCGATAGCCTGTCCAAATTGATTGAATTGCAGGCAACCGTAGCCAAGGCAGAATATGAGGCAGCCACTGAGGATTATGCCTGGGCACGTAATTTGTCCAGCGGTAGTATTGTGCTGGGCCTGTTGACGGGTCTGGGATTGGCCTGGTGGATCATTCGTTCCATCACGACACCATTGGGCTTGGCGGTCGGCATTGCCCAGCGTATTGCGGCGGGTGAGTTGACCAATACCATTCCAAAGGGGGCCTTGAGTGAACCGGGGCAACTACTGACAGCGCTGAACCATATGCAGGATGAGTTGAAACAGGTTGCAGGCCAGATCAAGCACAGTGCGGATGATTTGGCGGTGGCCTCGGGTGAGCTGGCCACTTCCTCGGTCGAGATCTCGAAATCGGCCACGGTACAAAGCGAGGCATCTTCCTCAATTGCGGCGGCGGTTGAACAGATGACTGTCAGCATCAGTCATATCCACAATACCGCAGATGACACCCGGCGCGTCACTGTTGAAGCTGGCGAGTTATCGGCGCAGGGGGCCAATGTGACCGACCAGGCGGCGGGCCGGATGCGGTTGATCGCTGATACGGTCAATCGATCCTCCGGCCAGTTGGAGGAATTAAGCCGTTTGATTGATCAGGTTTCCGGTATTGTCACGGTCATCAAATCGGTGGCGGACCAAACCAATCTGCTGGCACTGAATGCAGCCATCGAAGCTGCCCGTGCGGGTGAGCACGGGCGCGGTTTCGCCGTGGTTGCGGATGAAGTGCGTAGTCTGGCTGAACGGACTGCCGGCGCCACCAAAGAGATCGGTGGCATGATTCGCCAGATTCTGGATAGTGTTGCGGTGGTAGTTGCCAGCATGCAGGAAAGCGTAGAGCTGGTTGATCACGGTGTAGCGTTGTCTGCAGAGGCTGGCCAGGTGATTGCGGATATCTTGAACAGCACACGGCAGGTGGTCAGTGCCGTGAACGATATCTCTGCGGCATTGAGTGAGCAGAGCGTAGCCAGTCAGGATATTGCTCGCCAGATTGAACGTATCGCGCAGTCCACTGAGGAAAACAATGCAGCCATCGGGCAGATGGCCAGTTCCTCCAAGCATCTGAACCAATTGGGGGCCTCGCTACTACAGTCGGCATCCCGGTTCAAATTCAATTGA
- a CDS encoding 2-oxoglutarate and iron-dependent oxygenase domain-containing protein, with protein sequence MSIHHLPTLNLADFQHAATRPRFLAELRAAARDIGFFYLTGHGVDDDLQQQALAISRQFFLLPTSEKLQVQMANSPHFRGYTRIGGELTRGQQDWREQFDVMRESIAWPQHDPHEPWRRLQGPNQWPAALPEMKRIILSWQDQLTQVTLTLLRAFALALAQPEGAFEQTVRDGAFQHLKLIRYPGRDQAGSNQGVGAHKDSGYLTLVLQDEQPGLEVLIDEQWVPATPKPGSFVVNIGELLELASDGYLRATLHRVVTPPAGTERLSCAFFMAAQLDATVPLLTLPPQLAAEARGPASDPHNALFYEVGRNVLKGRLRSHPDVANRHYHDLVAA encoded by the coding sequence ATGTCGATACATCACCTGCCAACACTCAATCTTGCTGATTTCCAACATGCTGCCACCCGGCCACGCTTTTTGGCCGAACTGCGGGCGGCAGCTCGTGACATCGGGTTCTTTTACTTGACTGGTCATGGTGTCGATGACGACTTGCAGCAACAGGCACTGGCCATCAGCCGCCAGTTCTTTTTGCTACCCACATCGGAAAAGCTGCAGGTACAAATGGCCAATTCACCCCACTTTCGCGGCTATACCCGCATTGGCGGTGAGTTGACGCGTGGACAACAAGACTGGCGCGAACAATTTGATGTGATGCGTGAGTCCATTGCATGGCCGCAGCATGATCCACATGAACCATGGCGCCGATTGCAAGGGCCCAACCAATGGCCAGCAGCCTTACCAGAGATGAAGCGGATCATTCTGTCCTGGCAAGACCAGCTGACCCAGGTCACCCTTACCTTGCTGCGCGCATTTGCGCTGGCACTGGCGCAACCCGAAGGGGCTTTTGAACAGACTGTTCGCGATGGTGCATTTCAGCATCTGAAGCTGATCCGCTACCCGGGGCGCGATCAGGCAGGCAGCAATCAAGGGGTTGGTGCGCACAAGGATTCAGGGTATCTGACATTGGTATTACAAGATGAACAACCCGGCCTGGAAGTGCTGATTGACGAACAGTGGGTACCTGCCACGCCAAAGCCAGGGTCATTTGTGGTGAATATTGGGGAGCTGCTGGAACTGGCTTCCGATGGCTATTTGCGGGCCACACTCCACCGCGTGGTCACACCACCTGCGGGAACAGAACGGCTATCGTGTGCATTTTTCATGGCCGCGCAGCTTGATGCCACGGTACCACTGCTGACCCTGCCCCCCCAGCTTGCAGCCGAAGCCCGTGGCCCGGCCAGCGATCCACATAACGCCTTGTTCTATGAGGTAGGTCGCAATGTACTGAAAGGCCGGCTGCGCTCACATCCGGATGTCGCCAACCGACATTATCACGATCTGGTGGCTGCTTAG